The following coding sequences lie in one Haematobia irritans isolate KBUSLIRL chromosome 3, ASM5000362v1, whole genome shotgun sequence genomic window:
- the Ykt6 gene encoding YKT6 v-SNARE homolog, giving the protein MVKLFAISVFYKDVEGRLLKSTYDLQSFSFFQRGTVQEFMTFASKTLVERTQPAMRQSVKQDVYMCHVYVRTDNLAGVLIADHEYPQRVAHTLITKILDEFSAKIPTDQWQTGTESSIDFNVLPTYLAKYQDPKEADALTKMQNDLDETKIILKNTIEAVLERGEKLDDMVIKSENLSIQSKAFYKTAKKTNSCCNFG; this is encoded by the exons atggtTAAGTTATTTGCTATAAGTGTGTTCTATAAAGACGTGGAGGGACGTTTACTCAAGTCCACATATGATTTGCAATCATTCTCATTTTTCCAAAGAGGGACGGTACAGGAGTTCATGAC TTTCGCATCAAAAACATTGGTAGAACGCACACAACCAGCGATGCGGCAATCAGTCAAACAGGATGTTTATATGTGCCATGTATATGTAAGAACAGACAATTTGGCTGGGGTTCTTATAGCCGATCACGAATATCCACAACGTGTTGCGCATacattaatcacaaaaattttggatGAATTTAGTGCAAAAATACCCACTGACCAGTGGCAAACAGGCACTGAGAGCAGTATAGACTTCAATGTATTACCaacatatttggcaaaatatcaagaTCCTAAGGAAGCTGatgctttgacaaaaatgcaaaatgatTTAGATGAAACGAAAATTATTCTAAAGAATACAATTGAGGCAGTATTGGAACGTGGCGAAAAACTTGATGATATGGTGATAAAATCGGAAAATCTATCAATACAAAGTAAAGCATTCTACAAGACAGCAAAAAAGACTAATTCATGCTGTAATTTTGGTTAA
- the Hgsnat gene encoding heparan-alpha-glucosaminide N-acetyltransferase, whose amino-acid sequence MSEFTEYVEPTWRGLNMRQLKVDEAYLILKNLYDKVTYLYTLSEECYTCPYTKVKALHPHQTNGKDIENLTTTLNVAHALKFKIFDYDVGRYAFSNETALCEFEQINLKEFGVYNLTLNSNGTCNWNIDKDGVNVNYSLLSVFVLVTLILTILKISLCAWRSYRYEDEILENVGTTSAPVPRNRMRSLDVFRGMAIVLMIFVNSGGGDYWWIEHAPWNGLHLADVVFPSFLWIMGVCIPISIKSQLSRGVTKSHICLRILWRAIKLFCIGICLNSINGPNLENLRIMGVLQRFGIAYLICGIVHTIFASKERIESQIFWRRALDDIISFKGELIVAFVLIIIHLSIVFGLNVPNCPRGYLGPGGKHANASYTDCIGGATGYIDLQILGNSHIYQHPTAKYIYDSKAFDPEGLFGCLLTIVQVFLGALTGVIILIHTDWRARITRWLLWSMFLTVLTSILSEFSKESGIIPINKNLWSLSFVCATTALAFTLLSILYYVIDVRHWWTGYPFEACGMNAIIMYVGHTVMHKMLPWHWRIGAMNTHFLLLLEAVWNTLLWIGIALYLDHISFYYSL is encoded by the exons ATGTCAGAATTCACAGAATATGTGGAACCAACATGGCGTGGCCTTAATATGCGCCAGTTGAAAGTTGATGAAGCTtacttaatattaaaaaatctttaTGACAAGGTTACTTATTTGTATACCCTATCCGAGGAATGCTATACG TGTCCGTATACAAAGGTGAAAGCTCTGCATCCACATCAAACCAATGGCaaagatatcgaaaatttaacgaCCACTCTAAATGTAGCTCACgctttaaaattcaaaatattcgattacGATGTTGGGCGCTATGCCTTTAGCAATGA AACTGCTTTGTGTGAATTtgaacaaattaatttaaaggaATTCGGTGTTTATAACTTAACCTTAAATTCTAATGGTACTTGCAACTGGAATATCGATAAGGACGGTGTAAATGTTAATTATT CTTTATTGTCCGTTTTTGTGTTGGTGACATTGATTTTAACGATTCTTAAAATATCACTTTGTGCTTGGCGTTCATATCGTTACgaagatgaaattttggaaaatgtggGAACTACCTCAGCCCCCGTTCCGAGGAATCGCATGCGAAGTTTGGATGTTTTCAGAGG AATGGCCATTGTTCTGATGATATTCGTTAACAGTGGCGGTGGTGACTATTGGTGGATTGAGCATGCCCCATGGAATGGCTTGCACTTAGCCGATGTAGTTTTTCCATCATTTTTATGGATTATGGGAGTTTGcataccgatttcaataaaatctcaATTGTCCAGAGGTGTAACAAAATCTCATATATGTTTACGTATACTATGG AGAGCCATTAAGCTCTTCTGCATCGGTATCTGTTTGAATTCGATTAATGGaccgaatttggaaaatttacgaATAATGGGAGTCCTGCAGCGCTTTGGTATAGCATATCTTATATGTGGTATTGTTCATACAATCTTTGCCAGCAAAGAGCGTATAGAATCTCAG attttttggaggcGTGCCTTAGATGATATAATTTCCTTTAAAGGTGAACTAATTGTGGCCTTTGTTCTTATCATTATCCACTTGTCTATTGTATTTGGCTTGAATGTACCAAATTGTCCAAG GGGCTATCTGGGACCAGGAGGTAAACATGCCAATGCATCATATACTGATTGCATAGGAGGAGCTACTGGTTACATTGATCTACAGATATTGGGTAATTCACATATATATCAACATCCTActgcaaaatatatttacgATTCTAAAGCATTTGACCCTGAAGGATTATTTG GTTGTTTGCTGACAATTGTCCAGGTATTTCTGGGCGCTTTGACTGGAGTTATTATTTTGATACATACAGATTGGAGAGCTCGCATAACACGTTGGCTATTATGGTCTATGTTTTTGACCGTATTAACATCAATTTTAagtgaattttctaaagagtccGGAATTATACCCATCAATAAAAATCTCTG GTCATTGTCGTTTGTGTGCGCCACCACCGCTTTGGCCTTTACACTTTTAAGTATACTCTACTATGTTATCGATGTGCGTCATTGGTGGACTGGTTATCCATTTGAAGCATGCGGCATGAATGCTATCATTATGTATGTGGGTCATACTGTAATGCACAAAATGTTACCCTGGCATTGGCGTATAGGTGCCATGAATACTCATTTCCTTTTGCTACTAGAAGCCGTTTGGAATACATTGCTATGGATTggtattgctttatatttggatcATATTAGTTTCTATTACAGTTTGTAA